The following DNA comes from Paraburkholderia phytofirmans PsJN.
TTGAAATCGAACAGGGCGGTTTCGGGCAGCTTGACCGCGACACCGCCGGCGACCGGCGCCACCTCGATACCGACAGCCTTGTTCAGCGATGTCTCCGTGTCGCGGTTCAGTTGCGCTGCGCAACCTGTCACCAGCAGGATAGAGATCGCGCATGCGGTTGTGCTCAGAATGTTCCTCATCTTCGTGTCTTTTCCTTGATTGTTCGTTCATGTGGCGCGCCGTCGATCGCGGCGGCCGGCTTTGCAAAGCACGGAGGTTTTATCGCGCGACGCGAGCCGCGGAGAATCGGAACTATCTGAAATCGACACGCCAGTGGAAGTGCTTCACGACCCGTGTCGTAATCGACGGAATCTGCTGAAGGGCGAGACCTGCGCGCTGGCGAATGGTCCGACAGCCGCGCCGTTATAATCCGACACCATGTCCATCCGTTTCGATGCCGCCGACGCCCACTGGCGCGTCGCGCCCTTACCCGGCTTCACCGCCGCCCAGAAAGACTGGCTGACTCGCGGCGGTTCACTGACCGCGCATTTGCGTGCGCTCGGCGCCGTCGCGGTACGCGTCACGCACGAAGGCGTCGCGCTGCCGTGGGCCGACGAGAGCGCCGCGCTCGGCCTCGTGCCGCGTGCGCCGGTCTGGGTTCGGGAGGTCGCGCTATCGGTCGACGGCGTACCGTTCGTGGCGGCGCATAGCGTCGCGCCGCTCGCCGCAAGCGCCGGTGTGTGGCAGGCCATACGGCGTCTGCGCACGCGGCCACTGGCCGAGTTGCTGTATAGCGATAGCAGTGTGGCGCGGTCGTCGCTGGTGAGCCGCAGGTTGACCGCGCGGCATCCGCTCTATCGTCTGGCTGCGAATGAAATCGAGGGGTTGCCGCCGCACGCGCTGGTCGCGCGCCGCTCGGTGTTCGAGCGCCACGGCGCGCCGCTGATGGTCACCGAATGCATGTTGCCGGCGTTATGGACACATCTGGCGAGCTTGTCAGGCGCGAGCCGATCGGACGATTGGGTCGCCCATCCGCGGGTGCGCGAACACGGCCGTGCGCTCGAACACACCGCATCGCGCGCGCATCCCGCGACGCGTGCGTCCGACGAACGGAGCCGGTGATGCTGCGCGGTTTTCCTCCAGTTGCCGCTGCGGATACGCATACGCTGATTCTCGGCAGCTTTCCCGGCGAGGCGTCGCTCGCCGCGACGCAGTACTATGCGCATCCGCGCAACCAGTTCTGGCGCCT
Coding sequences within:
- a CDS encoding chorismate--pyruvate lyase family protein; amino-acid sequence: MSIRFDAADAHWRVAPLPGFTAAQKDWLTRGGSLTAHLRALGAVAVRVTHEGVALPWADESAALGLVPRAPVWVREVALSVDGVPFVAAHSVAPLAASAGVWQAIRRLRTRPLAELLYSDSSVARSSLVSRRLTARHPLYRLAANEIEGLPPHALVARRSVFERHGAPLMVTECMLPALWTHLASLSGASRSDDWVAHPRVREHGRALEHTASRAHPATRASDERSR